Genomic segment of Chitinophaga varians:
GCAGTGGGGCGTTTACTTTTACGGTTGACTGATGTGCCAGCCCCAGGCTTTGTGACGACCATTTCTCATTGCGGAAATCCAGGTCGGTGGAGTTGGCGGTCCACAGGATGACGTCTACCAGTTGGTCGGCGGTAGCTTTGGCGGTGAGCTTTACCTTTCCGCGGCGGGTGCTGGTGGTCCAGCTGCAGGCAGGATAAGCCTGCTGGCTGAGGGTGTGGCCGAAGAAAGCGCTGAGGCCTTCGAAGGCATGTTTTTTATCACCCAGGTTATGGCCGGCGTTGGGCGTATAATTGAGCATATTTTTACCAGGGATGCTGTCGAGGTAGTTTTTAATATTGTCTACTACCCAGTATTCATCGTTGGTGCCCATGAAAATCATTTTCGGCATGGTGAGCAGCTGACGATAAGAGTAAGGATCTATCATGGTGTTGATGGATTGTCCTCCTTCTGTGTGAGCGGCCTGCGGGATGCCCAGTTTTACGTAGTCTTCAATCTGAATACTGTATTCTTTCCACGTTTTGATCTGATAATCGAGGCTTACCGGCATATTCAGTACGTCTATCACCATGGGCGCAATAGCGGCTACACGGTTGTCGTTGGCACCGGTGAGCCAGGTGGTCCAGCCGCGTTTGGAGGCGCCGGATACCACGAAGCGGTTGACGTTTTGCGACAGCTTTTCTTTGGAGAAAGATTGTATGGCGTCCATGGCCCGTACGGCGCTTTTCACCATCGGGAAAAGCAGCGGCCAGGTGTAATCACCATCTTCTTTAAACT
This window contains:
- a CDS encoding PhoPQ-activated pathogenicity-related family protein; this encodes MKQRFLKTTTLLFVHLFFAAATFAQQTVTPATALKSYLNNADTSFRYELKDSFDIKDVKCYSILLTSQKWREYTWTHQLAIFVPANVSYDGALLFITGGSVKNGQPNWNGPTDDLYQQIASMATTNKAITAVLRQTPNQPLFKNLTEDALISYTLHQFKEDGDYTWPLLFPMVKSAVRAMDAIQSFSKEKLSQNVNRFVVSGASKRGWTTWLTGANDNRVAAIAPMVIDVLNMPVSLDYQIKTWKEYSIQIEDYVKLGIPQAAHTEGGQSINTMIDPYSYRQLLTMPKMIFMGTNDEYWVVDNIKNYLDSIPGKNMLNYTPNAGHNLGDKKHAFEGLSAFFGHTLSQQAYPACSWTTSTRRGKVKLTAKATADQLVDVILWTANSTDLDFRNEKWSSQSLGLAHQSTVKVNAPLPDSGYRAFYVDLQYVNPTGGTYSVSTRVFVTDTKKIL